From Rutidosis leptorrhynchoides isolate AG116_Rl617_1_P2 chromosome 3, CSIRO_AGI_Rlap_v1, whole genome shotgun sequence, a single genomic window includes:
- the LOC139897498 gene encoding plastid-lipid-associated protein 6, chloroplastic yields MASLIINSSILSSNVHPQSCFPANQNSASVFKYKQILKTRLPKRRTPLILLSSVDEQATVSEPSSSSFSGFQIPDPIKDGTIKSLKFKLLSAISGLNRGLVASEEDLEKADCAAKEIEEIGAPVDLSADLDKLQGRWKLLYSSAFSSRTLGGSRPGPPIGRLLPITLGQVFQRIDTLSKDFDNIVELQLGVPWPLEPVEVTATLAHKFEIIGSNTIKIIFEKTTVKTTGNLSQLPPLEIPQLPEQFRPSTNRGSGDFEVTYLDSDIRVTRGDRGELRVFVVA; encoded by the exons ATGGCGTCTTTAATCATTAACTCATCAATTTTATCATCCAATGTTCACCCCCAATCTTGTTTCCCTGCAAACCAAAATAGTGCATCTGTTTTCAAGTATAAACAAATATTGAAAACAAGATTACCCAAAAGAAGAACACCACTCATTTTGTTATCCTCTGTGGACGAACAAGCTACGGTTTCGGAACCATCTTCGTCATCGTTTTCTGGGTTTCAGATCCCAGATCCTATCAAAGATGGTACCATCAAATCGTTGAAGTTTAAATTGTTG AGTGCTATCTCGGGACTTAATAGAGGGCTTGTCGCAAGTGAAGAAGATTTAGAGAAAGCAGATTGTGCAGCCAAAGAAATTGAAGAAATTGGTGCACCCGTTGATCTTTCAGCCGATCTTGATAAACTTCAAGGAAGATGGAAACTATTATACAGCAGTGCGTTTTCATCTCGTACTCTCGGTGGAAGCCGTCCCGGTCCCCCTATAGGAAGGCTACTTCCTATAACGCTTGGCCAG GTCTTTCAACGTATCGATACCTTGAGCAAGGATTTCGATAACATAGTTGAGCTTCAACTTGGTGTTCCATGGCCTCTTGAACCAGTAGAAGTCACTGCTACTTTAGCCCATAAATTTGAGATCATAG GCTCTAATACAATCAAAATCATATTTGAGAAAACGACTGTAAAGACAACCGGAAATTTATCGCAACTACCACCATTGGAGATACCTCAGCTACCAGAACAATTTAGGCCATCGACTAATAGAGGAAGTGGCGATTTTGAAGTTACGTACCTCGATTCTGATATTCGCGTTACTAGAGGAGATAGAGGTGAGCTTAGAGTATTTGTTGTCGCATAA